Proteins from a single region of Deltaproteobacteria bacterium:
- a CDS encoding PAS domain-containing protein, translating to MRRRWKLDRLSWRLGITVTSLVGLATVGTGVIFYRLHYKQILELTRRHVEGKTELIRNALEYQMLQEDRGLIRQLVVRLAAQPNLKRVMILDRKGQVQFTSDPTIGKHHFSFASPTCQVCHSRPANERQHSTVLETAGGSVLRCVQPIPNRSICHDCHNPRHRMNGVIIVDSSLEPTRRELAGTIRKFSLGTGAAALVLMTGIGLAYRRTILGRLTRFEQTARAIALGDHRQRVHVTGNDPLTRVEEQFNQMADATTGLLADLRRQRASLEKVMNSVDDGLVVLDQSRRVVAANDSFARRFPDTVGQPLGLTCCQGASPGDGSFNCGCGQECPTLRCFRTGAVQMAIRTRSLADGTARQEEVRCSPVYDDLGQIALVVEVWRDITDRRSAEAHLADYRRMVSLGVLASAFSHELNTPLASIATCLAGIRRLRRAEGDGADETQDAVAEYVRIAETQVQRCGSITEQFLSLARGQSLTREVIDLPSCLEVVARLAHHAATDLGVAVVVFQPDGPRPAVLANGSAVQQVLLNLVLNAVHASRPDTTVSLTCRSENGHVEVAVRDQGRGIAPADVPHLFEPFFHREARGSGLGLFVSMNLARSWGGDIQVTSALGQGSTFTLIFPASPT from the coding sequence GTGCGGCGCCGCTGGAAGCTTGACAGGCTGAGCTGGAGACTCGGCATCACGGTCACCTCCCTGGTCGGCCTGGCCACCGTGGGCACGGGGGTCATCTTCTATCGCCTGCATTACAAGCAGATCCTCGAGCTGACCCGCCGCCACGTCGAAGGCAAGACCGAGCTCATCCGAAACGCGCTCGAGTATCAGATGCTGCAGGAAGACCGCGGGCTGATCCGTCAGCTCGTGGTGCGCCTCGCCGCGCAGCCGAACCTGAAGCGCGTGATGATCCTCGACCGCAAGGGTCAGGTGCAATTCACCAGCGACCCGACGATCGGTAAGCACCACTTCTCCTTCGCCTCCCCTACCTGCCAGGTCTGCCACAGTCGTCCGGCCAACGAGCGGCAGCACAGCACGGTCCTCGAAACGGCGGGGGGGAGCGTGCTCCGCTGCGTGCAGCCGATCCCCAACCGCTCCATCTGTCACGATTGTCACAACCCACGCCATCGAATGAACGGGGTGATCATCGTCGATTCCTCGCTGGAGCCGACCCGACGCGAGCTCGCGGGCACCATCCGCAAGTTCTCGCTCGGTACGGGAGCCGCCGCGCTGGTGCTCATGACGGGGATCGGTCTCGCCTACCGCCGCACGATCCTCGGTCGCCTCACGCGGTTCGAGCAGACGGCTCGAGCCATCGCGCTCGGGGATCACCGGCAGCGCGTGCACGTGACAGGCAACGACCCGCTGACCCGTGTGGAGGAGCAATTCAACCAGATGGCCGACGCCACGACCGGCCTGCTGGCCGACCTGCGGCGGCAGCGCGCCAGCCTGGAGAAGGTCATGAACAGCGTCGACGACGGCCTGGTGGTGCTGGACCAGTCTCGACGCGTGGTCGCGGCCAACGACTCGTTCGCGCGTCGCTTCCCGGATACCGTCGGTCAACCCCTCGGTCTCACCTGCTGTCAGGGCGCCAGCCCCGGCGACGGGAGCTTCAACTGCGGCTGCGGGCAGGAATGCCCCACCCTCCGCTGTTTTCGCACGGGAGCGGTGCAGATGGCCATTCGCACGCGGAGCCTCGCCGACGGCACGGCGCGACAGGAGGAAGTGCGCTGCTCGCCGGTCTATGACGACCTCGGGCAGATCGCCCTGGTCGTCGAGGTCTGGCGCGACATCACGGACCGGCGCAGCGCCGAAGCTCACCTTGCGGACTACCGTCGCATGGTCTCGCTCGGCGTGCTCGCCTCGGCCTTCTCCCACGAGCTGAACACCCCTCTCGCCTCGATCGCCACGTGCCTCGCGGGGATTCGTCGGCTTCGCCGCGCCGAGGGCGACGGTGCGGATGAGACGCAGGACGCCGTGGCCGAGTACGTGCGCATCGCCGAGACCCAGGTGCAGCGCTGCGGCTCGATCACCGAGCAGTTCCTGAGCCTGGCTCGCGGTCAGTCCCTGACGCGCGAGGTCATCGACCTCCCCTCCTGCCTGGAGGTCGTGGCACGACTCGCGCATCACGCGGCCACGGACCTGGGCGTCGCCGTGGTCGTCTTTCAGCCCGACGGACCGCGGCCCGCGGTGCTGGCCAACGGCTCGGCGGTCCAGCAGGTGCTGCTCAACCTGGTGCTGAACGCGGTTCATGCCAGCCGCCCCGACACCACGGTCTCCCTGACCTGCCGCAGCGAGAACGGCCATGTGGAGGTGGCCGTGCGCGACCAAGGTCGCGGCATCGCCCCGGCAGACGTGCCGCACCTCTTCGAGCCGTTCTTTCACCGGGAGGCGCGGGGCA
- the nrfD gene encoding polysulfide reductase NrfD: protein MQFIHFIIGSLRLVTRGTRGYYVWVAFLLLCIAAGVHGYIDQLQHGMVRTNMRDPVSWGFYIGNFTFLVGVAAAAVVLVIPAYVYQWKPIKEIVIIGELLAVSAIIMCVLFVFVDLGRPDHVWHLIPFIGKLNVPNSILAWDVMVLNAYGLLNFVIVTHILYRAFMGREYSKRFATPLILLSIPLAVSIHSVTAFVYNGMPARPFWNSAILAPRFIASAFCSGPAMILVLLQILRHYAKLEIKNEAIWKIAELMAYAMFINLFLLGAEIFRDYYSGTHHLLHAKYLYSGLHGSKVLVPYAWASVACSVVSFLLFLVPATRRNPLTLNVGAFLIYCGVYIEKGMALVIPGFTPSVLGEIYEYTPSRTELEVAAGIFGVGFLVFTLMLRIAVPIMRGEFHLQSPEGQLRPRRATAEQKPAATA, encoded by the coding sequence ATGCAGTTCATCCACTTCATCATCGGCAGCCTCCGACTGGTCACCCGCGGCACCCGCGGGTACTACGTCTGGGTGGCCTTCTTGCTCCTCTGCATCGCAGCCGGCGTCCACGGCTATATCGATCAACTCCAGCACGGCATGGTTCGCACGAACATGCGCGACCCCGTCTCCTGGGGCTTCTACATCGGCAACTTCACCTTTCTCGTCGGAGTCGCCGCCGCGGCCGTGGTGCTCGTGATCCCTGCCTACGTCTACCAGTGGAAGCCCATCAAGGAGATCGTGATCATCGGCGAGCTCCTCGCGGTCAGCGCAATCATCATGTGCGTGCTCTTCGTCTTCGTCGACCTCGGACGTCCGGACCACGTCTGGCACCTCATCCCGTTCATCGGCAAGCTCAACGTGCCCAACTCGATCCTGGCCTGGGACGTGATGGTGCTGAACGCGTATGGACTGCTCAACTTCGTCATCGTCACGCACATCCTCTACCGCGCCTTCATGGGGAGGGAGTACAGCAAGAGGTTCGCCACTCCGCTGATCCTGCTGTCGATACCGCTGGCGGTGAGCATCCACAGCGTCACGGCCTTCGTCTACAACGGCATGCCCGCCCGTCCCTTCTGGAACAGCGCTATCCTGGCGCCGCGCTTCATCGCCTCCGCCTTCTGCTCGGGGCCGGCCATGATCCTCGTGCTGCTCCAGATCCTGCGCCACTACGCCAAGCTCGAGATCAAGAACGAGGCGATCTGGAAGATCGCGGAGCTCATGGCCTACGCCATGTTCATCAACCTCTTTCTCCTCGGCGCTGAGATCTTCCGCGACTACTACTCGGGGACGCACCACCTGCTGCACGCGAAGTACCTCTACAGCGGCCTGCACGGGAGCAAGGTCCTCGTCCCCTACGCCTGGGCCTCCGTGGCCTGCAGCGTCGTCTCCTTCCTGCTCTTCCTGGTCCCGGCGACGCGACGAAACCCGCTGACCCTCAACGTGGGCGCCTTCCTGATCTACTGCGGGGTCTACATCGAAAAGGGGATGGCCCTGGTGATCCCCGGCTTCACCCCGTCGGTGCTCGGCGAGATCTACGAGTACACCCCGAGCCGCACCGAGCTCGAGGTGGCGGCGGGGATCTTCGGCGTCGGCTTCCTCGTCTTCACGCTGATGCTGCGGATCGCGGTACCGATCATGCGCGGGGAGTTCCACCTCCAGTCACCCGAAGGCCAGCTGCGCCCGCGCCGCGCGACGGCCGAGCAGAAGCCGGCGGCGACCGCGTGA
- a CDS encoding 4Fe-4S dicluster domain-containing protein produces the protein MKRTPCAPDSQRSSTPPETAGTSTRRGFLKQGAVAAALGFLASCDAATREAFFQKHFRELKGPERKKVLERLEREYSREYGKPVTVADTPAAEGVLFGYALDLSRCIGCRRCVYACVKENNQSRDPQVHWITVLELEKEKGIDLAEADAYYDAKQVPREGHFYLPVACQQCRRPQCVSVCPVGATWQEPDGIVVVDQNWCIGCRCCVAACPYGARRFNWAAPSIPKGEMNPDTHYLGNRPRMKGVVEKCTFCIQRVRKGRYPACVEVCPVGARKFGNLLDPSSEVRYIIENKRIFLLKEDLNTQPKFFYFYGV, from the coding sequence ATGAAGCGCACACCTTGCGCGCCCGACTCGCAGAGGTCGAGCACCCCACCGGAGACCGCCGGCACGTCCACGCGGCGCGGGTTTCTGAAGCAGGGCGCCGTCGCCGCCGCCTTGGGCTTCCTCGCGTCGTGCGATGCTGCGACGCGCGAGGCCTTCTTCCAGAAGCACTTTCGCGAGCTGAAGGGGCCAGAGCGCAAGAAGGTGCTCGAGCGGCTCGAGCGCGAGTACAGCCGCGAGTACGGCAAGCCCGTGACCGTCGCCGACACGCCCGCCGCCGAGGGTGTGCTCTTCGGCTACGCGCTGGATCTCTCCCGCTGCATCGGTTGCCGGCGCTGCGTCTATGCCTGCGTGAAGGAGAACAACCAGTCGCGCGACCCCCAGGTGCACTGGATCACGGTGCTGGAGCTCGAAAAGGAGAAGGGCATCGACCTGGCCGAAGCCGACGCGTACTACGACGCGAAGCAGGTGCCTCGAGAGGGGCACTTCTACCTGCCGGTAGCCTGTCAGCAATGTCGTCGACCGCAGTGCGTCTCGGTCTGCCCCGTGGGCGCCACCTGGCAAGAGCCCGACGGCATCGTGGTCGTGGACCAGAACTGGTGCATCGGGTGCCGCTGCTGCGTGGCCGCGTGCCCGTACGGGGCGCGACGCTTCAACTGGGCCGCTCCCAGCATCCCGAAGGGGGAGATGAACCCCGACACGCACTATCTCGGAAACCGACCCCGAATGAAGGGCGTGGTGGAGAAGTGCACCTTCTGCATTCAGCGCGTGCGCAAGGGCAGGTACCCCGCGTGCGTCGAGGTGTGCCCCGTGGGGGCGCGCAAGTTCGGCAACCTCCTCGACCCCTCGAGTGAGGTTCGCTACATCATCGAGAACAAGCGCATCTTCCTGCTCAAGGAAGACCTCAACACGCAACCCAAGTTCTTCTACTTCTACGGGGTCTGA
- a CDS encoding cyclic nucleotide-binding domain-containing protein: protein MTTSNVAGVVRSSPLFAGLELSHLTEIERLGRTLTYRPGDAVFFLGEPATSLLLIESGQVALRLPIVARGDPTEITLEEKGPGEVLAWSSLVPPHRLTLNAQAVTDVTLVAIDRAALEEVFKDRPSLHLVTVSNLCRVIGSRVARLEAMLIRELNRRMADLTTGAP from the coding sequence ATGACGACATCCAACGTGGCCGGCGTGGTGCGATCGAGCCCGCTCTTCGCCGGACTCGAGCTGAGCCACCTAACGGAGATCGAACGGCTGGGCCGAACGCTGACCTATCGCCCCGGCGACGCGGTGTTCTTTCTGGGCGAGCCCGCCACCTCGTTGCTCCTGATCGAATCAGGCCAGGTAGCCTTGCGCCTGCCCATCGTGGCGCGCGGCGACCCGACGGAGATCACCCTCGAGGAGAAGGGACCCGGAGAGGTCCTGGCGTGGTCCTCGTTGGTCCCACCGCATCGGCTCACGCTGAACGCCCAGGCCGTCACGGACGTCACGCTGGTCGCCATCGATCGCGCGGCGCTGGAAGAGGTCTTCAAGGACCGACCGAGCCTTCACCTCGTCACAGTCTCGAACCTCTGCCGCGTGATCGGTAGCCGCGTCGCGCGACTCGAGGCGATGCTGATCCGCGAGCTCAACCGCAGGATGGCTGACCTAACCACCGGAGCACCGTGA
- a CDS encoding TIGR02266 family protein: MVSRKKDRRERDGSVAGEDRRQGRDRRIWQRVLVDMEVDYRCEDTFLFAYITDMSAMGIFVRTNNPEPPGTHLNLRFTLPGAQEPLTVEGVVIWINPYRPGDFNNTNPGMGVRFAHLDAQSKRRVVELVRTIAYLEGGGEAGGEGEESAVDDEDDPELFALAAATADYDARHRPC, from the coding sequence ATGGTGTCGCGGAAGAAGGATCGGCGTGAGCGGGATGGGTCCGTGGCGGGCGAGGATCGGCGACAAGGCCGGGACCGCCGAATCTGGCAACGGGTGCTGGTGGACATGGAGGTGGACTATCGCTGCGAGGACACATTCCTCTTCGCGTACATCACCGACATGAGCGCGATGGGGATCTTCGTGCGAACGAACAACCCCGAGCCGCCGGGCACGCACCTGAACCTGCGCTTCACGCTGCCCGGCGCGCAGGAGCCGCTCACCGTCGAGGGAGTGGTCATCTGGATCAACCCCTACCGCCCGGGCGACTTCAACAACACCAACCCGGGAATGGGGGTGAGGTTCGCCCACCTCGACGCGCAGTCGAAGCGTCGGGTGGTCGAGCTCGTGCGTACCATCGCGTATCTCGAAGGCGGCGGGGAAGCGGGCGGCGAGGGTGAAGAGAGCGCGGTGGACGACGAGGACGACCCAGAGCTCTTCGCGCTGGCCGCCGCGACCGCCGACTACGACGCCCGTCATCGCCCCTGCTGA